A section of the Gemmatimonadaceae bacterium genome encodes:
- a CDS encoding acetylornithine transaminase codes for MATTLATTVTESLLPVYKRAPMELVRGEGVELIDAEGKRYLDFTSGIAVNALGYGDAGLADAIKHAADGLIHTSNLFRTQPGEQLADKFVASSFADRVFFCNSGAEANEGAFKFARRWARSIGGAAKHEIFSLRGAFHGRLFGTVAATDRPQYRMPFRPLAGGISILERDLDDLDISLNAETTAALILEPIQGEGGVRVLDPGFVRAVRELTRERRIALIFDEIQCGLGRTGYLYAYERLGVTPDILTLAKPIAAGLPMGAILATNEIAAAMQPGDHGTTFGGGPFVASVALHVFDRLSDPQMLSHVRELGGWFSDQLHGIASRTGRIRAIRGAGLMWGVDTVEPAAELIARAREAGLLLVSAGEHTVRILPPLVITQDDLGRGLTILEHVLSA; via the coding sequence ATGGCCACCACCCTCGCCACCACCGTCACCGAGTCGCTGCTCCCAGTCTACAAGCGCGCACCGATGGAGCTGGTGCGAGGCGAAGGGGTCGAGCTCATCGACGCCGAGGGGAAGCGCTACCTCGACTTCACGAGCGGCATTGCCGTCAACGCGCTTGGCTATGGCGATGCGGGGCTGGCCGATGCCATCAAGCACGCGGCCGATGGATTGATCCACACGTCCAACCTCTTTCGCACACAGCCGGGAGAGCAGCTGGCGGACAAGTTCGTGGCGTCGTCATTTGCCGATCGCGTCTTCTTCTGCAACTCGGGCGCCGAGGCCAACGAAGGGGCCTTCAAGTTCGCGCGTCGCTGGGCGCGCTCGATTGGCGGCGCGGCCAAGCACGAGATCTTCTCGCTGCGCGGGGCGTTCCACGGTCGCCTCTTCGGCACCGTTGCCGCCACCGACCGTCCACAGTATCGCATGCCGTTCCGCCCGCTGGCGGGTGGAATCTCCATCCTCGAACGCGATCTGGACGACCTCGACATCTCGCTCAACGCGGAGACGACGGCGGCGCTTATCCTCGAGCCGATCCAGGGCGAGGGTGGCGTGCGAGTCCTCGACCCGGGGTTCGTGCGGGCGGTGCGCGAGCTCACGCGGGAACGTCGCATCGCGCTCATCTTCGACGAGATCCAATGCGGGCTGGGGCGCACCGGCTACCTGTACGCCTATGAACGTTTAGGGGTCACGCCCGACATCCTCACCCTGGCGAAGCCGATTGCCGCAGGGCTCCCGATGGGAGCGATCCTGGCGACGAACGAGATTGCCGCGGCCATGCAGCCGGGCGATCACGGAACGACGTTCGGCGGAGGGCCCTTCGTCGCCTCGGTGGCGTTGCACGTGTTCGACCGCCTGTCGGATCCGCAGATGCTGTCGCACGTGCGCGAACTGGGGGGGTGGTTCTCCGACCAGCTGCACGGCATCGCGTCGCGCACCGGGAGGATTCGCGCCATTCGCGGGGCGGGGCTCATGTGGGGGGTGGACACGGTGGAGCCGGCGGCCGAGCTCATCGCCCGCGCGCGTGAGGCGGGGCTCCTGCTCGTCTCGGCAGGAGAGCACACCGTGCGCATCCTGCCGCCACTCGTCATCACGCAGGACGACCTGGGGCGCGGGCTGACCATCCTGGAGCACGTCCTGTCGGCCTGA
- a CDS encoding Smr/MutS family protein, which produces MAIRRRPEVQRAFDEVRFGATRILNVRDALLSGAEAVRRVDGWIRAKQVEQADEVLVITGRGNQSVGQVAVVREEVRKLLNRLRRAGVVSSINEHTAGSFAVTLASLRAMFDAPPRSRDGHTGRQRHPPRGNPQALAGLDEETLELLRRVALHSLDSLGMPDPDEPFILGEMERNFSLLARALGAAPSEVALRTAIARALAEYEDAD; this is translated from the coding sequence ATGGCCATCCGGCGTCGCCCGGAGGTCCAGCGTGCCTTCGACGAGGTCCGCTTCGGGGCGACGCGCATCCTGAATGTGCGCGACGCCCTCCTCTCGGGGGCGGAGGCGGTCCGGCGTGTCGACGGATGGATTCGCGCCAAGCAGGTCGAGCAGGCCGACGAGGTGCTCGTGATCACCGGGCGCGGGAACCAGAGCGTGGGACAGGTGGCGGTGGTGCGCGAGGAGGTGCGCAAGCTCCTCAATCGCCTGCGCCGCGCGGGCGTGGTGTCGTCCATCAACGAACACACCGCCGGATCGTTCGCCGTCACATTGGCCTCGCTCCGCGCCATGTTCGATGCCCCGCCGCGCTCGCGCGACGGCCACACGGGGCGCCAACGCCACCCGCCACGCGGCAACCCGCAGGCGCTCGCCGGACTGGATGAGGAGACGCTGGAACTGCTGCGGCGCGTGGCCCTGCACTCGCTCGACTCGTTAGGAATGCCCGACCCTGACGAGCCCTTCATCCTGGGCGAGATGGAGCGCAACTTCTCGCTCCTCGCGCGGGCGCTGGGCGCTGCCCCGTCGGAGGTGGCGCTGCGCACCGCGATTGCCCGCGCCCTGGCCGAGTACGAAGACGCCGACTGA
- the argH gene encoding argininosuccinate lyase, with product MDAVNRSIGVDFRLWPFDVRLSKAWALALARAGVLTEGEASAIGTGLDKVAARLAAGESPIDSDEDIHTMIDRLLHEEAGAPASKLHTGRSRNDQVATASRLWAMDACARLDAALREVQQVFVTQAVSLQEAILPAYTHMQRAIPVSAAHWMLSHFWPLERDRQRLAAAARHTATLPLGSGAVAGCAFPVPRDFLRDALGFETVSPNSIDAVADRDFCVEIVFTCTMMATHLSKLAEDLILFGSSEFAFVKFGDGYSTGSSMMPQKRNPDALEITRGSAGRLLGDLVSLLTTLKGLPSGYNKDLQDDKRAMFGAVDTMLLVLPAVAGAVAELTFDSARMRASVSSAMMATDLADYLVGKGIPFREAHKAVGAVVRESEATGLELHALPRTAYAQAHAAFGDDVYEALSPERSLARREVEGGTGPNAVKAQLARARAALAG from the coding sequence ATGGATGCGGTCAACCGCTCTATCGGCGTCGATTTCCGGCTCTGGCCGTTCGACGTGCGGCTCTCCAAGGCGTGGGCGCTCGCCTTGGCGCGGGCCGGTGTCCTCACCGAGGGTGAGGCGAGCGCGATCGGAACTGGGCTCGACAAGGTCGCGGCGCGTCTTGCGGCTGGCGAGTCGCCGATCGACTCGGACGAGGACATTCACACGATGATCGACCGCCTCCTGCACGAGGAGGCCGGCGCCCCCGCGTCCAAGCTCCACACCGGCCGCTCGCGCAACGACCAGGTAGCGACGGCCTCACGGCTGTGGGCGATGGATGCCTGTGCACGGCTCGACGCGGCGCTGCGCGAGGTGCAGCAGGTCTTCGTCACCCAAGCCGTGTCGCTGCAGGAGGCGATCCTCCCCGCGTACACGCACATGCAGCGCGCCATCCCGGTCTCGGCGGCGCACTGGATGCTCTCGCACTTCTGGCCGCTCGAGCGTGACCGCCAGCGCCTGGCGGCTGCGGCGCGCCATACGGCGACGCTCCCGTTAGGCTCGGGTGCGGTTGCCGGGTGCGCCTTCCCGGTGCCGCGCGACTTCCTGCGCGACGCGCTGGGCTTCGAGACGGTATCGCCCAACTCGATCGACGCCGTCGCCGATCGCGACTTCTGTGTGGAGATCGTCTTCACGTGCACGATGATGGCGACGCACCTCTCGAAGCTGGCCGAGGACCTCATCCTCTTCGGCTCGAGCGAGTTTGCCTTCGTCAAGTTCGGCGACGGCTACAGCACCGGGTCGAGCATGATGCCGCAGAAGCGGAACCCGGACGCGCTGGAGATCACCCGTGGCTCGGCGGGACGCCTGCTCGGCGACCTGGTGTCGCTGCTCACGACGCTCAAGGGACTGCCGAGCGGGTACAACAAGGACTTGCAGGACGACAAGCGGGCCATGTTCGGCGCCGTCGACACGATGCTGCTCGTCCTCCCGGCCGTGGCTGGGGCGGTGGCGGAGCTGACCTTCGACAGCGCGCGCATGCGGGCGTCGGTCTCGAGCGCCATGATGGCAACCGACCTGGCCGACTACCTCGTCGGGAAGGGGATCCCCTTCCGCGAGGCGCACAAGGCGGTTGGCGCGGTGGTCCGTGAGAGCGAGGCGACGGGACTGGAGTTGCACGCGCTCCCGCGCACGGCATACGCGCAGGCGCACGCGGCGTTTGGCGATGACGTCTACGAGGCGCTGTCGCCCGAGCGCTCACTGGCGCGACGCGAGGTGGAAGGGGGAACCGGGCCGAATGCAGTGAAGGCGCAGCTTGCGCGAGCGAGGGCGGCGCTGGCTGGTTAG
- a CDS encoding N-acetyl-gamma-glutamyl-phosphate reductase: MHRIPVGVFGASGYAGRELCRLVNAHPQFELAYATANAQRGERAFLGGREVTFVAPDDANIKEAELVFSALPHGASAAWIARARDEGVRAIDLSSDLRPGHSAQHVPYGLTEVAREELRGAEVIANPGCYPTAILLSLVPLLERGLIATASTIVVDAASGVTGAGNSPKPELLFGEVTENYRAYGVGNEHRHLPEMRSLVARYERDVDLLFTPHLLPVARGILATVTVQLTEDVDQPLALWHEHYAGERFIEITEQLPALRDVVHRNAVRITVRKAAGLRTPTLIILSAIDNLVKGAAGQALQNANVSLGLPEAMGLPL, encoded by the coding sequence GTGCATAGAATCCCTGTTGGCGTCTTTGGCGCGAGCGGATATGCGGGGCGCGAGCTCTGCCGTCTGGTCAATGCGCATCCCCAGTTCGAGTTGGCCTACGCCACCGCGAACGCGCAGCGAGGCGAGCGCGCCTTCCTTGGCGGGCGCGAGGTGACCTTCGTGGCGCCCGATGATGCGAACATCAAGGAGGCGGAGCTCGTCTTCAGCGCCCTCCCGCACGGGGCGTCGGCCGCCTGGATCGCGCGCGCGCGCGACGAGGGGGTGCGCGCGATCGACCTGTCGAGCGACCTGCGCCCGGGGCACAGTGCGCAGCACGTTCCCTACGGCCTCACCGAAGTGGCGCGCGAGGAGCTGCGCGGCGCCGAGGTGATCGCCAATCCCGGGTGCTACCCAACCGCCATCCTGCTGTCGCTCGTCCCGCTGCTCGAGCGTGGCCTCATCGCGACGGCGTCCACGATTGTCGTGGACGCGGCGAGTGGCGTCACCGGCGCGGGCAACTCGCCCAAGCCGGAGCTCTTGTTCGGCGAGGTCACCGAGAACTACCGCGCCTATGGCGTGGGGAACGAACATCGGCACCTCCCGGAGATGCGCTCGCTGGTGGCGCGGTACGAGCGCGACGTGGACCTGCTCTTCACGCCGCACCTGCTCCCGGTGGCGCGCGGGATCCTGGCCACCGTCACCGTGCAGCTGACGGAAGACGTGGACCAACCGCTCGCGCTCTGGCACGAACACTATGCGGGCGAGCGCTTCATCGAGATCACCGAGCAGCTTCCGGCGCTGCGCGACGTGGTGCATCGCAACGCGGTGCGCATCACGGTGCGCAAGGCCGCCGGGCTTCGCACGCCGACGCTCATCATCCTGTCGGCGATCGACAACCTGGTGAAGGGTGCGGCGGGACAGGCGTTGCAGAATGCGAACGTCTCGCTCGGGCTTCCCGAGGCCATGGGGCTCCCGCTGTGA
- a CDS encoding arginine repressor produces the protein MNKRDRHAAIRELVAAQPVGSQEELRQLLKERDWDVTQSTLSRDLREMRLVRIPTPDGPRYASPESLAGEDERTLVEDVLPQFVDSVDGVSELLVVKTIYGGAQPVAEAIDSAGWSEVVGTIGGENTVLIICRSNDARERLHKRIQKLSADA, from the coding sequence GTGAACAAACGCGACCGTCACGCCGCCATTCGCGAACTCGTCGCCGCGCAGCCGGTGGGGAGCCAGGAGGAGTTGCGCCAGCTCCTCAAGGAGCGCGACTGGGACGTGACGCAGTCGACGCTGTCGCGCGACCTTCGCGAGATGCGCCTCGTTCGCATCCCCACACCCGACGGGCCGCGGTACGCGTCTCCCGAGTCGCTGGCAGGCGAGGACGAACGAACGCTCGTCGAAGACGTCCTGCCGCAGTTCGTCGATTCGGTCGATGGCGTGAGCGAGCTCCTGGTGGTGAAGACGATCTACGGAGGCGCCCAGCCGGTGGCCGAGGCGATCGACTCAGCCGGCTGGAGCGAAGTCGTCGGTACCATCGGCGGCGAGAACACGGTGCTCATCATCTGCCGGTCCAACGACGCGCGCGAGCGGCTGCACAAGCGAATCCAGAAACTCTCCGCGGATGCATAG
- a CDS encoding M20/M25/M40 family metallo-hydrolase: MPVLPHPLPDTSPARASRSTRAAIALLLACTARPLAGQGLTGFSRANGERQRLLERAAVAIPAPARAEAHSRVLSAEPHVAGTAAQARTRDYVIEQMKALGMETEVRSYDIWMPHPTSVRAWRVDGAARELDLREGSVPGDSTLGTTGEVLPINGYAGSGDVTGDVVFVNYGLIEDYQQLAKLGVSVRGKVAIARYGRSFRGIKAREAEKNGAVALIIYSDPQDDGYVRGDVYPEGPMRPPQGIQRGGVANGNGDPTTPGWASRTGATRIAAAEANVPHIPVVPMGYGNAALLLADLRGTPIPPGWQGALPFRYHVGPGPVKARVAIATDTATRPLKTIWNTFGIIRGRELPDEMVIVGAHRDSWGPGAADNVSGTVSVLEAARAAMELVKKGDRPRRTMVFATWDAEEWGLIGSTEYVEDDSLRLLRGAVGYLNQDVSAQGSAFGGGGSPSLRALLRDVAKQIDDPRGGSVYERWRAAAKLASDSLEPPMGDPGGGSDFAGFYNHLGIPHADWGFGGGGGVYHSAYDSFAWMSRFGDPGFTYHAMAARVGAAMMLRLANADVLPYDYVEYARTMRRYLPSLDRAIAAAGGGVDVAPLAAAFKRMERSARTFAAARDAALAGTQRGAPAPATLRAANSALLGVERALTRPEGLRTRPWFRNLIYAADEDNGYATIVFPSINEALRRGDLTLARAELADLAARFDAASRKLDEARTALQGGAP; the protein is encoded by the coding sequence ATGCCCGTGCTCCCACACCCGCTTCCCGACACCTCTCCTGCGCGCGCATCGCGCTCAACGCGCGCGGCGATCGCCTTGCTGCTCGCCTGCACGGCGCGCCCGCTGGCTGGGCAGGGCCTCACCGGCTTCTCGCGCGCCAACGGTGAGCGCCAGCGCCTGCTCGAGCGCGCGGCGGTTGCGATTCCAGCGCCGGCGCGCGCCGAGGCGCATTCGCGCGTCTTGTCGGCCGAACCGCACGTCGCCGGAACCGCCGCCCAGGCGCGCACGCGCGACTACGTGATCGAGCAGATGAAGGCGCTGGGGATGGAGACGGAGGTACGGAGCTACGACATCTGGATGCCGCACCCGACGAGCGTCCGGGCGTGGCGCGTGGATGGTGCGGCGCGCGAGCTCGACCTGCGCGAGGGGAGCGTTCCCGGAGATTCAACGTTAGGCACGACCGGCGAGGTCCTCCCCATCAATGGCTACGCGGGGAGCGGCGACGTGACGGGCGATGTGGTCTTCGTGAACTACGGGCTCATCGAGGACTACCAGCAGCTCGCGAAGCTGGGTGTCTCCGTGCGCGGCAAGGTTGCCATCGCGCGCTACGGCCGTTCGTTCCGCGGCATCAAGGCGCGCGAGGCGGAGAAGAACGGCGCGGTGGCGCTCATCATCTACTCCGATCCGCAGGACGATGGCTACGTGCGCGGCGATGTCTATCCCGAGGGACCGATGCGCCCGCCGCAGGGGATCCAGCGCGGTGGCGTGGCCAACGGAAACGGCGACCCCACCACGCCAGGGTGGGCGAGCCGTACCGGCGCCACGCGCATTGCAGCTGCCGAGGCGAACGTTCCGCACATTCCGGTCGTCCCGATGGGGTACGGGAACGCGGCGTTGCTGCTGGCGGATCTGCGCGGGACACCCATTCCGCCGGGCTGGCAAGGGGCGCTCCCGTTTCGGTATCACGTGGGCCCGGGGCCGGTAAAGGCGCGCGTCGCCATCGCGACCGACACCGCCACGCGTCCGCTCAAGACCATCTGGAACACCTTCGGCATCATTCGTGGGCGCGAGCTGCCCGACGAGATGGTCATCGTGGGCGCGCACCGCGACTCGTGGGGACCTGGGGCCGCCGACAACGTCAGCGGGACCGTGAGCGTCCTCGAGGCCGCGCGCGCCGCGATGGAGCTGGTGAAGAAGGGAGATCGTCCGCGTCGCACGATGGTGTTCGCCACGTGGGATGCCGAGGAGTGGGGGCTGATCGGGTCGACCGAGTACGTCGAGGATGATTCGCTTCGCCTCCTTCGCGGCGCGGTGGGCTACCTCAATCAGGACGTGTCGGCGCAGGGGAGCGCGTTCGGGGGCGGTGGATCGCCGAGCCTGCGAGCCCTGCTGCGAGATGTCGCGAAGCAGATCGATGACCCGCGCGGTGGGAGCGTGTACGAGCGATGGCGCGCCGCGGCGAAGCTGGCGAGCGACTCCCTGGAGCCGCCGATGGGCGATCCCGGTGGCGGCTCGGACTTCGCGGGCTTCTACAATCACCTGGGGATCCCGCACGCCGACTGGGGGTTCGGGGGTGGCGGCGGCGTGTACCACTCCGCCTACGACTCGTTTGCCTGGATGAGTCGCTTCGGCGACCCCGGCTTCACCTACCACGCGATGGCGGCGCGAGTCGGGGCGGCCATGATGCTTCGATTGGCCAACGCCGATGTCCTGCCCTACGACTACGTGGAGTACGCGCGCACCATGCGCCGCTACCTCCCCTCGCTGGATCGTGCCATTGCAGCTGCCGGCGGCGGCGTTGACGTCGCGCCGCTCGCGGCTGCCTTCAAGCGCATGGAGCGCTCGGCGCGAACCTTTGCCGCCGCGCGCGATGCGGCGTTGGCGGGGACTCAGCGCGGTGCGCCCGCGCCCGCCACGTTGCGTGCCGCCAATTCGGCGCTCCTCGGCGTCGAGCGTGCGCTCACCCGACCGGAAGGGCTGCGGACCCGCCCCTGGTTCCGCAACCTCATCTACGCCGCCGATGAAGACAACGGCTATGCGACCATCGTCTTCCCGTCCATCAATGAGGCGCTGCGCCGTGGCGACCTGACACTCGCGCGCGCCGAGCTGGCCGACCTCGCGGCGCGATTCGATGCCGCCAGCCGCAAACTGGACGAGGCGCGGACGGCGCTGCAGGGAGGCGCCCCGTAG
- a CDS encoding alpha/beta fold hydrolase, with protein sequence MGTPLVALWATIAALAAAVAALAVRQIGSRRALRARDVRWCQAHPVGPDGILDGAAPIALDAAGSRACLLLHGFGDTPQSLSRLAHALHAAGWTVRAPLLQGHGRTLSAFNDTDAEDWDGTARQAYAALRGTHRTVALVGLSMGGALATRLSVDGQAPAALVLLAPYLQVSRRARLLTAVWPLWALVRPWVPGDSDASIRDPEARRASLGYGGATPRLLRELRRVVDGATAASARVTAPTLVIFSKHDYRIPIEAARAAFDRLGAPVKEVHWVERSGHVITADYDADAVGERVVEWLEGR encoded by the coding sequence ATGGGGACGCCGTTGGTCGCCTTGTGGGCCACGATCGCGGCGCTGGCGGCCGCGGTGGCGGCGCTCGCCGTTAGGCAGATCGGCAGCCGACGCGCGCTCCGGGCGCGCGACGTCCGGTGGTGTCAGGCGCACCCCGTCGGTCCCGACGGGATCCTCGATGGTGCGGCACCGATCGCGCTCGATGCCGCCGGCTCGCGCGCCTGCCTCCTCCTGCATGGCTTCGGCGACACACCGCAGTCGCTGTCACGGCTGGCGCACGCGTTGCACGCGGCGGGATGGACGGTGCGTGCGCCACTGCTTCAGGGGCATGGCCGAACGCTTTCGGCTTTCAACGACACCGATGCGGAAGACTGGGACGGGACGGCCCGGCAGGCGTACGCGGCGCTCCGGGGGACGCACCGCACGGTGGCACTCGTGGGCCTCTCGATGGGTGGCGCGCTCGCCACGAGACTTTCGGTCGACGGTCAGGCGCCGGCGGCGCTCGTGCTGCTGGCTCCCTATCTCCAGGTCTCCCGCCGAGCGCGTCTCCTCACCGCGGTGTGGCCGCTGTGGGCCCTCGTGCGCCCCTGGGTGCCCGGTGATTCCGATGCCTCCATCCGCGACCCCGAGGCGCGGCGAGCGTCGTTAGGCTACGGCGGCGCAACACCGCGCCTCCTGCGCGAACTCCGCCGGGTGGTCGATGGTGCCACCGCGGCATCCGCTCGGGTGACAGCTCCCACGCTGGTCATCTTCTCGAAGCACGACTACCGCATCCCCATAGAAGCAGCGCGCGCGGCGTTCGATCGACTGGGCGCGCCGGTCAAGGAAGTGCACTGGGTCGAACGCTCGGGGCACGTGATCACCGCCGACTACGACGCGGACGCCGTCGGCGAGCGCGTCGTGGAGTGGCTGGAGGGTCGATAG
- the argB gene encoding acetylglutamate kinase, with amino-acid sequence MSRASLTRVIKLGGRAQGDPALPAAIAGAVRTGARVVVVHGGGDEVTQLQRRMGVEPTFHNGRRVTTEGDLAMVRMVLSGLVNKRLVGAFASAGVKAVGISGEDGGLLTCRLFGDGSLGVVGEPDAVEPAVLTALLDRGFTPVVSPLGRFADGQGCNVNGDDAAAAIAVALGADELLLVADVPGVLAVDGERIPRLDGDGMSALIASGAATGGMIAKLESARLTLERGVACVRIGDFAAIGDASAGTTLHLAPAERRSR; translated from the coding sequence GTGAGCCGTGCGTCGCTTACCCGTGTCATCAAGCTGGGCGGGCGTGCGCAGGGCGACCCGGCGCTCCCGGCGGCGATCGCCGGCGCGGTGCGCACCGGCGCGCGCGTGGTCGTGGTGCATGGCGGCGGCGACGAGGTCACGCAGCTGCAACGCCGCATGGGCGTCGAGCCCACCTTTCACAACGGGCGGCGCGTCACCACCGAGGGCGACCTCGCCATGGTGCGCATGGTCCTGTCCGGGCTGGTGAACAAGCGGCTCGTGGGCGCCTTTGCCAGCGCGGGCGTGAAGGCCGTCGGCATTTCCGGGGAGGATGGCGGGCTCCTCACGTGCCGGCTCTTTGGTGACGGGAGCCTCGGCGTGGTGGGGGAGCCCGACGCGGTGGAACCGGCGGTGCTCACGGCGCTTCTCGACCGCGGATTCACGCCGGTCGTCTCGCCGCTCGGGCGCTTCGCCGATGGCCAGGGGTGCAACGTGAATGGCGACGATGCGGCGGCGGCGATCGCTGTCGCGTTAGGCGCCGACGAACTTCTCCTCGTGGCCGACGTCCCGGGCGTCCTCGCCGTGGATGGCGAGCGCATTCCGCGGTTGGACGGTGACGGCATGTCGGCGCTCATCGCCAGCGGCGCGGCCACGGGGGGAATGATCGCCAAGCTGGAATCGGCGCGCCTCACGCTCGAGCGCGGCGTGGCCTGCGTCCGCATCGGCGACTTTGCCGCCATTGGCGACGCGTCGGCCGGCACCACGCTTCACCTCGCCCCCGCCGAGCGACGATCCCGCTAG
- a CDS encoding alkaline phosphatase family protein — protein sequence MRRHLLVLALASLAPACRGATAQPPSKPFRPTLVVHLAVDQLRPDYLELYRSQFTGGLARLMNGGAYFPNGYQDHGITETAPGHSTMMAGRFPRGTGIVANDAGVLDPQMPLIGTPGDPASPFRFRGTVLGDWLRFNDVRSRLVGVSRKDRSAILPLGRAKGEAYWYAPRSGFFTTSRYYADTLPEWVQRFNARRLPQAQFGTTWDLLLPPSAYAEADSVEAESKGKDFTFPHHVPTDPAIANEGLKDFPVMDQIIAALALEAVNVRELGKDPTRTDFLSVSFSTTDAIGHRYGPDSREIHDQIVRLDRTLGAFLDSLYKLRDSSSVIFSLTADHGVGPFPGKDLVTRYRTTAAGRLNPRPVVSALTESLTKAGVDPAGFLWDMGVLYLDPVYFKRARVNRDSVARSFARAMAKLDGVMRADVYTDLVKRGPKADDITRRWLQMFPEDVPVAVVVTMRPFWYWQFQVDALHGTPHDYDARVPVIFYGAGIKPGRHTDKVRVVDIAPTLAAALSIRPMEKLDGRVLTAALR from the coding sequence ATGCGCCGCCACCTCCTCGTCCTCGCTCTCGCCTCGCTCGCGCCCGCCTGTCGCGGGGCCACGGCCCAGCCGCCGTCCAAGCCATTTCGCCCGACGCTCGTCGTGCACCTGGCGGTGGACCAGCTGCGGCCCGACTACCTCGAGCTCTATCGGTCGCAGTTTACCGGTGGACTGGCCCGGTTGATGAACGGTGGCGCCTACTTCCCCAACGGGTACCAGGATCACGGGATCACCGAGACGGCGCCGGGGCACTCCACCATGATGGCGGGGCGCTTTCCGCGTGGCACCGGGATCGTCGCCAACGACGCCGGTGTGCTCGATCCGCAGATGCCGCTCATCGGCACGCCCGGCGATCCGGCGTCTCCCTTCCGCTTTCGCGGCACGGTGCTGGGGGACTGGCTGCGCTTCAACGATGTGCGCTCGCGCCTGGTCGGGGTGTCGCGCAAGGACCGCTCGGCCATCCTCCCGTTAGGCAGAGCCAAGGGCGAGGCCTACTGGTACGCCCCCAGGTCGGGCTTCTTCACGACGAGCCGCTACTACGCCGACACGCTCCCCGAGTGGGTCCAGCGCTTCAATGCACGGCGACTCCCGCAGGCGCAGTTCGGCACCACGTGGGACCTTCTCCTTCCGCCATCGGCGTATGCCGAGGCCGACAGCGTGGAGGCGGAGTCGAAGGGGAAGGACTTCACCTTCCCGCATCACGTGCCGACCGACCCGGCCATCGCCAACGAAGGCTTGAAGGACTTCCCGGTGATGGACCAGATCATCGCGGCGCTGGCGCTGGAGGCGGTGAACGTGCGCGAACTCGGCAAGGACCCGACGCGCACCGACTTCCTGTCCGTGTCGTTCTCCACCACGGATGCCATCGGACATCGCTACGGCCCGGATTCGCGCGAGATCCATGACCAGATCGTGCGCCTCGATCGGACGCTCGGCGCCTTTCTCGATTCGCTGTACAAGTTGCGCGACTCGTCGTCGGTGATCTTCTCGCTGACCGCCGATCACGGCGTGGGGCCCTTTCCCGGCAAGGACCTCGTGACGCGCTACCGGACCACGGCGGCCGGCCGCTTGAATCCGCGTCCGGTGGTGAGTGCTCTCACCGAGTCGCTCACCAAGGCTGGCGTTGATCCGGCCGGCTTCCTGTGGGACATGGGGGTGCTGTACCTGGATCCCGTGTACTTCAAGCGCGCGCGTGTGAATCGCGACTCGGTCGCGCGCTCGTTTGCGCGCGCGATGGCAAAGCTCGACGGCGTCATGCGCGCCGACGTGTACACCGACCTCGTGAAGCGTGGACCCAAGGCCGACGACATCACGCGCCGTTGGCTGCAGATGTTTCCCGAGGACGTCCCGGTGGCGGTGGTGGTGACGATGCGCCCGTTCTGGTACTGGCAGTTCCAGGTGGACGCGTTGCACGGCACGCCGCACGACTACGACGCGCGCGTTCCGGTCATCTTCTACGGCGCCGGAATCAAGCCGGGGCGCCACACGGACAAGGTGCGCGTGGTCGACATCGCGCCCACGCTGGCTGCGGCGCTCTCCATTCGACCGATGGAGAAGCTCGACGGCCGCGTCCTGACGGCTGCCCTTCGTTAG